The genomic DNA ACCTATGCGAGCAGATCGCCCGCCGAAACGCGGGCGATCTGCGGACCCTCGCTGCGGACAAGGGCTACGACAAGACCGTTCTCCGTGAACGGTTGCGTGAGCTCGGGATTCGGCCGCTCATCAAGCACTGCGTGCGCGCACCGTACGACCACGCTCACAACGTCCGAATCGACGAGGATCTCTACGCACAGCGGTCGATGACCGAGACTGTCAATTCAGCCGTGAAGCGCTCGCTCGGCTACGCCGTGCGAGCGCNAGAGATCACCCTGATGTGTGTCGTCTACAACATCAAACGTTCCGTCAAGCAGTGAAATCCACCGCCCTATGGCGATTCAACACAGCCGATCAGTTGATTGATTTCGGTCTCTCATGGGTCAATGCTCCCGTTTCTCCGCTACTTCGACGTGTGGCATGAACCAGGCGTAGTACGCGACAGTCAGTGCGGCCAGCGACAGGAACAGCCCCGTCGCGTAGAGGCCGAAGTACTGCGTCCGGGCCAGTGTCAGGTATTCACCCGTGAACAATGCCGAAAACACGATAGCGAGCACGGTCAGCGCTCCCATCACGATGATCCCCTCGTTCGATCCAGTCGCGTCGTGGTACTCGACGAGCCAACGATTTTCCGCAGTCAGCCACGAGGGACGATTGACGCCACCGTCCGTCCGCTCATCTGGCGGCTCCGGTTCACGTTCAGCATCATTCTGACCGGAGTAGCCCCCATCGGAAACGACTGCTTCGGCATCTGGATCGGATGGTCTGACAGCGGTGTTCATGAAGCGATGAGCACCGACCAAAACGCCGTAGAGCCCGAACAACGCGATCCACACGATGACACCGACCTGACTTGGCGAGAGTTTGTTCGGCAGATCGACCGGGCCACCAAGGGGCTGGATTTCGCTCACGCTCTGGTCGATCTGGATTTCTTCGCTGGTCGCTTCTCCCTGGATCCCGACGTACCACATTGGAAGCAGCACCAGCGCGATGAGTACGCCAATGACGAGCGTTTCTCGCCTCACCATTGGATGGTCCACTGATTCGTTCGCATCACTTCGTCCCTCCCTTCTCCGTCCCGGTCCATCGGTGTCGATACGTTTGGCGACGTGCGCGCTGGGGATCGAACACCGTGACCATATCATTTCTCGACACCAGCGGGGTGTGAGTCCCCTCCCTCCATACTGGGGGAGTTCAAATACTCCGAGCGTGTCATAGAATCCGTCTCATGCCGTGAGCATCTCGCGGCCAGGGTTGTCTCCTCGTTCATCGTTAGTGATCGCGACGACTACTCGGAGGCACAGCGCGAGGAACACCTGCGCCCGTGCGTGGACGCGGCCTCGGGCGCGGACGGGCCCGAGGCCGCAGTTCTTGACTGCATCGTTGGTCCGTTCGACNAGGAACACCTGCGCCCGTGCGTGGACGCGGCCTCGGGCGCGGACGGGCCCGAGGCCGCAGTTCTTGACTGCATCGTTGGTCCGTTCGACCTGTGTCCGGCGGTTGTACGTCTCGTCTAAGACCGACCGTTTGAGCTGAACGCCCTCGCTGTGGTTTTCGATGCGGTCTTCGACCCGGTACTCGATATCGAGCGGATCGTCCGTATTTCGCGGGTTGTACGGGGCGATTGGCACGACCTCCTGCTGACCGCAGGGGTCGTGCCAGTCCAGCGTGTCGTACGCACTGTCGCCGATCATCCAGACCGGTACTTCGACGGCGAGCGCGTCACGCGTGACGCGCATCGCCGTCTCCTCTGGCGCTTGNAGCGTGTCGTACGCACTGTCGCCGATCATCCAGACCGGTACTTCGACGGCGAGCGCGTCACGCGTGACGCGCATCGCCGTCTCCTCTGGCGCTTGTTTTGCTGGTGTGAACTCCGCTGCGATGGGTACCTTCGCTCCCGACGAGACGATCGTACAGCCGAAGCCGTAGTAGTGCGCTTCAGCGGTTGAATCGTAGTTCCACGAAGCGTCGTCGTTCCACGGAATCGCTTCAACGTGAGTCGAATCGATTCGGTAGGTAGAGTCGAGCAGGCCCCGAACGGCGGCCTACTCGACGAGATGGTCAAAGACATCGTCAACAACGTGTTCGAGATCGGTGAGGAAGCGATCGACCGCGTCTCTCGACGGCGGTCGATCGAAGCCACAGCTGAACCAGACCAACGGCTTCTGGAGTTCCCGTGTGACAGGACGAGTGCCGTAGACGTCCTCGTAGTAACAGTGGAGAAAGCCTTGGAAGAGCTCTGGTGGCTCATGGACTCGTGTTCGCCCCCGATCGCAGGGGGCGAACACGTCGTACTCCAGTAGAAACTCGAACTCAAGATACTCGAACAGCGGTACAGTCTCGATCGCCGCGACATTCAAGAAGTCGTCGGCTGAAGCTACGTTTTGCAGGGCTTGGGCGTTGTTGGACACAATTCCCACGCCCTGCAACCTCGCATGTGACGTTTTCTATGACACGCTCATATCCCTCCAATCGTGACCGCCCTTGACCCTACTCGCATCCTCTGATTGCTCGGTGAAAAGACGGGATAGCGCTCCACGATAGCTCGCTCGCTGAAGAGGGATGCTCCACCCAGCCACCGTGCTGATAGGTCTTTCCGAACATGTTCGACAATAAACTCAAGTGAGTGGCTAAGCGACTCCGGAGTATGGGGGACGGTATCTTCGCCGAGCTGGAGGTCGGAGGGCCTGCCTCATGCCGACTCCCAACGAAGGGGACCGAGACGGCTGCGACAATTAACAGCATCACGCGGAGTACGATACCGTCAGAGGACGAAGCCATCACTGAAGAGTTCACCGTCGAACAAGTGAACGGGAGGACGCGGGACGACTCCGACGACATCGCAATCGACGAAATCAAATCGATGACTCGAGTGTTCGATACTGACTCGGAAACCGTCTACCGATTCGATCGCGAGAGACGGGGCTGTGTCTGCGACCGAGTCGAGGCGCTCGGCTGTCCGGTTCGGGACGTCACCGTCAACGGTGACCAGGTCACCGTCACGTTCTTCGCAGTTGATATCGAAACGCTCCAGACCGTTATTAGGGATCTCAAGGAGCGGTTCGAGACTGTATCGGTTCGCCGGCTGCTACGTTCGGATGCAGACGAGGCAGAAAGTGA from Halococcus salifodinae DSM 8989 includes the following:
- a CDS encoding IS5 family transposase: LCEQIARRNAGDLRTLAADKGYDKTVLRERLRELGIRPLIKHCVRAPYDHAHNVRIDEDLYAQRSMTETVNSAVKRSLGYAVRAXEITLMCVVYNIKRSVKQ
- a CDS encoding helix-turn-helix domain-containing protein; translated protein: MGDGIFAELEVGGPASCRLPTKGTETAATINSITRSTIPSEDEAITEEFTVEQVNGRTRDDSDDIAIDEIKSMTRVFDTDSETVYRFDRERRGCVCDRVEALGCPVRDVTVNGDQVTVTFFAVDIETLQTVIRDLKERFETVSVRRLLRSDADEAESDLMFVDRSMFTDRQREVLTVAHDMGYFVHPREANAETVAAALDITVSTFTEHLAAAQSKLMDSVLTRS